One region of Zingiber officinale cultivar Zhangliang chromosome 7B, Zo_v1.1, whole genome shotgun sequence genomic DNA includes:
- the LOC122004485 gene encoding zinc finger BED domain-containing protein RICESLEEPER 2-like encodes MAHIVNLIVQDGLKEVGDSVRRVRQAIRYIRQSAARLKKFKDHCEIEKITSKKSLCLDVVTRWNSTYLMLRTALEFENAFISYGIHDPGLLEHLLTHVCEDGKDVGALTSGDWENVRKMEKFLESFYNLTLRVLGSLYVTSNVHFHEIVELACVLKLLADNDDISLAMMAKRMKAKFYIYWGASEKMNKMIFIACVLDPRFKFDYVAFVLLRMYGQEKGEKIRDEVKLYMTILFEEYRKVTSKISQGSSTSRVEPSVINIESLHKRTLIQQEYLRHKAESGNMDAKTELDRYLDDDVEVANEHFDILLWWKVNSSKFPTLAEMAHDVLAIPISTMASESVFSTGRRVLDSFRSSLTP; translated from the coding sequence ATGGCTCATATAGTCAATCTCATTGTTCAAGATGGCTTGAAAGAAGTTGGAGATTCTGTGAGACGAGTTAGACAAGCTATAAGATATATTAGACAATCTGCTGCAAGGCTAAAAAAATTCAAAGACCATTGTGAAattgaaaagataacaagtaaaaaGTCTTTGTGTTTGGATGTTGTTACTAGGTGGAATTCTACCTACTTAATGTTAAGAACTGCTTTggaatttgaaaatgcttttataAGTTATGGTATTCATGATCCTGGACTGTTGGAACATCTTCTTACCCATGTTTGTGAAGATGGAAAGGATGTAGGTGCATTGACAAGTGGTGATTGGGAAAATGTGAGAAAAATGgagaagtttcttgaatctttttATAATCTTACCTTGAGAGTTTTAGGTTCACTATATGTCACTTCAAATGTCCACTTTCATGAAATAGTTGAGCTTGCTTGTGTTTTAAAGTTGTTGGCAGATAATGATGATATTTCTTTGGCAATGATGGCAAAAAGGATGAAagctaaattttatatatattgggGTGCTTCGGAAAAAATGAATAAGATGATTTTTATTGCTTGTGTGCTTGATCCTCGTTTCAAATTTGATTATGTGGCTTTTGTGCTTTTGAGAATGTATGGacaagaaaaaggagagaaaataaGAGATGAAGTAAAGTTGTATATGACTATTTTATTTGAAGAATATAGGAAGGTCACTTCAAAAATCTCTCAAGGATCATCCACTAGCAGAGTTGAGCCATCAGTTATAAACATTGAAAGTCTTCACAAAAGAACACTAATACaacaagaatacttaaggcataAGGCTGAAAGTGGAAATATGGATGCTAAGACTGAGCTAGATAGGTATCTTGATGATGATGTTGAGGTTGCAAATGAACATTTTGATATTTTGCTTTGGTGGAAAGTTAACTCTTCCAAATTTCCTACTTTAGCTGAGATGGCTCATGATGTGTTAGCGATTCCTATTTCTACTATGGCATCGGAAAGTGTTTTTAGCACAGGGAGGCGTGTTCTTGATTCATTTAGAAGTTCATTAACTCCTTGA